In the genome of Blastopirellula marina, one region contains:
- the purN gene encoding phosphoribosylglycinamide formyltransferase produces MTQPAPIFTKHTADNPLKIAVLISGGGTTLRNLLERIEQDNLPLEVVLVISSSRTAKGMVYANDANIPCKIVTVQDHPEIADFSATIFHACRKAGTELVVMGGFLKQVAIPPDFENHVVNIHPSLIPSFCGAGFYGSRVHAAVLEYGAKVSGCTVHFVDDDYDHGPIITQSVVEVFPEDTPQALAERVFETECHAYPAAIQALAEGRVAIHGRKVTVLPR; encoded by the coding sequence ATGACGCAACCAGCGCCGATATTCACGAAACATACGGCGGACAATCCGCTGAAGATCGCCGTCTTGATTTCAGGCGGCGGGACGACGCTACGCAATCTGCTTGAGCGAATCGAGCAGGACAATCTTCCTTTGGAAGTCGTCCTGGTGATCTCCAGCAGCCGAACCGCCAAGGGCATGGTATACGCCAACGACGCGAACATTCCCTGCAAGATCGTCACGGTTCAAGATCATCCCGAAATCGCCGACTTCTCAGCTACGATCTTTCACGCTTGTCGCAAAGCGGGAACCGAGCTTGTCGTCATGGGAGGATTTCTCAAACAAGTCGCCATTCCCCCAGACTTCGAGAACCACGTGGTGAATATCCACCCATCGCTGATCCCTTCGTTCTGCGGCGCCGGCTTCTACGGTTCGCGGGTCCATGCTGCGGTCCTAGAGTACGGCGCCAAGGTAAGCGGATGCACGGTTCACTTTGTCGACGATGATTACGATCACGGACCAATCATCACTCAATCGGTCGTCGAAGTCTTTCCGGAAGACACGCCGCAAGCCTTGGCAGAGCGAGTCTTCGAGACCGAATGCCACGCTTATCCCGCGGCAATTCAAGCCCTCGCTGAGGGCCGGGTGGCCATCCATGGGCGCAAGGTCACCGTGCTACCGCGGTAG